The Agrococcus sp. SGAir0287 DNA window GCGCACGGCGTCGAGCACGTCGAGCACGCGGCGGGTCGACGCGACGTCGTGCACGCGCACGCCCCATGCGCCCGCCTGCGCCGCGAGCACCGACAGCGCCGCCGTGCCGTGGTCGCGCGCCTCCATCGGCGCGTCGGTCGGCAGGAGCGCGCCGAGGAATCGCTTGCGGCTCGCGCCGACGAGCACGGGCAGCCCGAGGTCGACGATGCGGTCGAGGCCCGCGACGAGCCGCCAGTTGTCGTCGGCGCCCTTCGAGAAGCCGAGGCCCGGATCGAGGATGACGCGGGACGGGTCGACGCCCGCGGCGACGACGGCGTCGACGCGCGCCGAGAGCTCGTCGCGCACGTCCGCGACGACGTCGCGGTAGCTCGTGCCGTGCGCGAGGTCGTGGCCGCGCCAGTGCGTCACGACGTACGTCACCCCGAGCTCCGCGACGACCGACGCCATGCGAGGGTCGGCGAGCCCGCCAGAGACGTCGTTGACGATCGTCGCCCCCGCGGCGACGGCCGCGCGCGCCGTCTCCGCGTGCATCGTGTCGATGGATGCCGCGATGCCGCCGCCCGCGAGCGCCGTGACTACGGGAAGGATGCGCGTGAGCTCCGCCTCGACCGCGACGGGCGTCGCGCCCGGCCGGGTCGACTCGCCGCCGACGTCGACGACGTCGGCGCCCTGCAGCCGCAGGCGGCGCGCGTGCGCGATCGCGGCGCCCGCATCCTCGAACCTGCCGCCGTCGCTGAACGAGTCGGGCGTGACGTTGAGGACGCCGAGGATGCGCGTCATCGCGACTCCCCGATGAGCGCCATGATCTCGGCGCGCTCCAGCGGCGCGGCGAGCGCGCCGCGGCTCGCCATCGTCACGGTCGACGATCGCGTCTGGCGCGCACCGCGCGCCGTGACGCAGCCGTGCGTGGCCTCGACGACGACGAGCACGCCGCGCGGTGCGAGCCCGCGCACGAGCGCGTCGGCGATCTCGTCGGTGAGTCGCTCCTGGATCTGCGGTCGCGACGCGACGACGTCGACGACGGCGGGGATGCGTCCGAGGCCGACGATCCGATCGCCGGGAAGGTAGGCCACGTGGGCGATGCCCGTGAACGGCAGCAGATGGTGCTCGCAGATCGACCGCAGCTCGATGCCGCGCAGCAGGACGAGCTCGCCCGTCTCGCCGTCGAGGCTCGTCGAGTCCGCGAGCGGCTCGGCGGCGTCGACGCCCACGCCCGAGAAGTAGTCGGCGTACGCCTCGGCGACCCTGCGGGGGGTCTCGGCGAGTCCCTGCCTCGTGGGGTCGTCGCCGATCGCCGCGAGCAGCTCCGCCACCGCGGCGGCGACGCGTGCCCGATCCACCGCCACCGTCAGGCTCCGCTCGCGCCTTCCGCACCCGGCTCGGCAGCATCCACCTCGACGGCGGCGTCGACCTGCTGCGACACCGGCAGCGAGACGGGGGGCTGGTCGCTCACGGGGCGGTGGTCGCTCGAGAGCCACTGCTCGCGCGGCGTGAGCTTCTGCACGTCGGCGAAGATCTCGGCGAGCTGCAGGTGGTCGAGCGTCTCCTTGTCGAGCAGCTCGGTCGCGAGCCGGTCGAGCACGGCGCGATTCTGGTTCAGCACCGTCCACGCCTCGTCGTGCGCCTGCTCGATGAGGGCGCGCACGGCGCCGTCGACCTCGCGGGCGACGTCCTCCGAGTAGTCGCGCCCATGGCCCATGTCGCGACCCATGAAGACC harbors:
- the folP gene encoding dihydropteroate synthase codes for the protein MTRILGVLNVTPDSFSDGGRFEDAGAAIAHARRLRLQGADVVDVGGESTRPGATPVAVEAELTRILPVVTALAGGGIAASIDTMHAETARAAVAAGATIVNDVSGGLADPRMASVVAELGVTYVVTHWRGHDLAHGTSYRDVVADVRDELSARVDAVVAAGVDPSRVILDPGLGFSKGADDNWRLVAGLDRIVDLGLPVLVGASRKRFLGALLPTDAPMEARDHGTAALSVLAAQAGAWGVRVHDVASTRRVLDVLDAVRAAAPAAVPQPTRGVADRIALRGLEVFAHHGVFEHERRDGQRFLVDLDVEVDLVAAARGDDLARTVHYGELAEAVSAAVERDPVDLIETVAERVATVALGFEAVTLARVTIHKPDAPIAVPFGDVAVTIERRRA
- the folE gene encoding GTP cyclohydrolase I, which encodes MAVDRARVAAAVAELLAAIGDDPTRQGLAETPRRVAEAYADYFSGVGVDAAEPLADSTSLDGETGELVLLRGIELRSICEHHLLPFTGIAHVAYLPGDRIVGLGRIPAVVDVVASRPQIQERLTDEIADALVRGLAPRGVLVVVEATHGCVTARGARQTRSSTVTMASRGALAAPLERAEIMALIGESR